Proteins encoded by one window of Cyclobacteriaceae bacterium:
- a CDS encoding DinB family protein has protein sequence MTHQEFLDTLEQQAEEQLKEVIAVFQNLPEDRLLQPAANGGWSMAECFMHLNSYADFYLPRITHALANADSINLNEPFKHGFLGKYFIDMMDAEQSTKKYKAMKKHRPGNAVPAHEAVSSFIAHLETLQALVRNTRGKALNKSVKTSISPLLSIKVGDALQFVLTHNRRHLIQARKNLESQPHA, from the coding sequence ATGACGCACCAGGAATTTCTTGACACGCTTGAACAGCAGGCAGAAGAACAATTGAAAGAAGTAATTGCGGTCTTCCAGAACCTTCCGGAAGACCGGCTTCTTCAACCGGCTGCAAACGGTGGCTGGAGCATGGCCGAATGTTTCATGCACCTGAACTCGTATGCCGATTTTTATTTGCCCCGCATAACACACGCGCTTGCAAACGCTGATTCCATAAACTTAAATGAACCTTTTAAACATGGCTTTTTAGGCAAGTATTTTATCGACATGATGGATGCTGAACAGTCGACTAAAAAATACAAGGCCATGAAAAAGCACCGGCCCGGCAATGCCGTTCCGGCTCATGAAGCGGTTTCCAGTTTTATTGCTCACCTTGAAACCCTGCAAGCGCTGGTTCGGAACACCCGCGGAAAAGCGCTTAACAAATCGGTAAAGACATCCATTTCTCCCCTGCTTTCGATTAAGGTTGGTGATGCCTTGCAGTTTGTGCTAACCCATAACCGCAGGCACCTGATTCAGGCGAGAAAAAATCTGGAATCTCAACCCCATGCCTAA
- a CDS encoding DUF4345 domain-containing protein → MTAKVIYLTASKGFILFSAISLLYVALMAFINPQSVMDLVGVTLPNTDAISSIRGIYGGVGIALVALLIYMAFFQTINGLSFLAVFWGSYALSRIITWFNDGALGEFGTNWLVIESFMCVAGIVLLAFGKKIKGK, encoded by the coding sequence ATGACAGCAAAAGTAATTTACCTCACCGCCAGCAAGGGGTTTATCCTGTTTTCGGCCATTAGCCTGCTCTATGTAGCCCTCATGGCTTTTATCAATCCGCAATCGGTTATGGATCTGGTGGGCGTTACCCTCCCCAACACCGATGCCATCAGTTCCATCAGGGGAATTTATGGAGGCGTGGGCATTGCGCTTGTGGCACTACTGATTTATATGGCCTTTTTTCAAACCATTAACGGCCTGAGTTTTTTAGCCGTATTTTGGGGATCGTATGCGCTTTCGCGGATCATCACCTGGTTTAACGATGGCGCACTAGGCGAATTCGGAACCAACTGGCTGGTGATTGAAAGTTTTATGTGCGTAGCCGGCATTGTGCTGTTGGCCTTCGGTAAAAAAATTAAAGGAAAGTAA
- a CDS encoding Crp/Fnr family transcriptional regulator produces MEHLRKTIEGIYPLTEKAADDFYSIWSEHRVKRKEMITAAGDVEKYLYFVTDGVQRIVYQDDQHRESTLVFSYAPSFGGVIDSFFLQKPSSYYFEALTPSSFLRAPFEAVNQCMQKHQCVSEALRLGVTQAFSGLLERMVELQCFTSEEKFKQLLKRSPHILTLVPHKYLANYLGIDATNFSKLINSVRI; encoded by the coding sequence ATGGAGCACTTAAGAAAAACCATAGAAGGTATCTACCCACTAACAGAAAAGGCGGCTGATGATTTTTACAGCATCTGGTCTGAACATCGCGTAAAGCGAAAGGAAATGATTACCGCAGCCGGTGATGTAGAGAAGTATTTATACTTCGTTACCGATGGCGTGCAACGCATCGTGTATCAAGATGATCAGCATCGTGAATCGACTTTGGTGTTTTCGTACGCTCCATCATTTGGCGGTGTAATCGATTCGTTCTTTTTGCAAAAACCGTCAAGTTATTATTTCGAAGCGCTTACACCCTCCTCATTTCTGCGTGCACCGTTTGAAGCGGTAAATCAATGCATGCAAAAACATCAATGTGTTTCGGAAGCATTGCGGTTGGGGGTAACACAAGCCTTCTCCGGCTTGCTGGAACGCATGGTGGAACTGCAATGCTTTACTTCCGAAGAAAAATTCAAACAACTCTTAAAACGCAGTCCGCATATTTTAACCTTGGTGCCCCATAAATACCTGGCCAACTACCTGGGCATTGATGCCACCAATTTCAGCAAACTCATCAACTCGGTACGCATCTGA